The following is a genomic window from Solanum stenotomum isolate F172 chromosome 4, ASM1918654v1, whole genome shotgun sequence.
GTTTCGCAATAATTGATCAGTGTATATAagttacaacaacaatatacccttaattagtgtaatcccacaagtggggatCTGGGGAGGGTGTTGTgtatgtaattttattattactatggGAAGGTAAAAAGATTATTATTGATAGACACTCagctcaagtaaagcatatcaGGTAGGAATACATCATTTGACTTAGATAAGAACCAACATtaacatattcagtataatcTTACAAGAGTGGTCTGAGAAGGCTAGTACTGTGTATGCAACCTTATTCCTATGTTGTAAAGATAGAGAGACTGTTTTCGATTAACGCTCgactcaagtaaaacatattagaaaaagattaattaattaccttAGGGCCTTTAGGACCACTTCTCCAAAGAGGAGTTTTAGTAGTGTTACAATCAGAACAAACCCTAATTGggatgatattgttgttggaaGAGCTGTTGCTGCTGTAATCAGTTTCTATGATCTGTTGCTTTTGATCTTCTAgtttcaaattcttcattttttgctCTCCTTTTTTCCACAAGGTTAATTTGAGTCCCTTGTTTTTCTTCTCTAGATGATCATGTGATCCACTTGATCTTGAAGCAAAATTATCAACCTATAATAATCCACAAACACTTAATTTGCATATAAAAGATCATGATCCAAGtgattatataaaaaaaaatatgaccttccaaaagaaaaaaatagagaaagaatCACGATGATCAGATACTCCTTGTAACGTCTGTACCTCCTTACTtgtacttttcctttttacGATGTTATTCAAAAATTTAACTTTACTTAAAGAAGCGAGAAAACCTTTTTCTGTCTAATTAATCAAGCACGCTAGTTGCGACTTAAAAAAACAAAGCTAACTAGCTAGAAATAGAAAGTGTTTCAAAAGGTGTTAACTACCTTCTTACTGACAGCACAACTAGGTATTAACACTCGATTAAAAAATCGTGATCTAcatagaaattaaagaaaaagaaccCTATAATACCTCATGTTGGTGTTGTGGCTGGTGAAATTGATGAGAATGATAATCATATCCACTTTGATCTTGAATATTAGTAGTAGTTGAAATATTGAAGAAAGTTTGACAAGATGAATTTGTAGATGATGAAGAAAAttgatagttattattataaggACTAACAAGagacatattattattattattattattattattattattgttatgatGACTTAGATAATCATGATGAACTTCATTATTAAGTTCAAaaggaaatgaagaagaagaagaagaatttgtGTAATTGGGAATCATGGCAAAAAGAAGAGtaaattttgttgttgaatttgatcaaagaaaaatattgtaacacaattttaaagagAAATTTAAAGGGGGACAAAGTGAAGGGGGTAATAAAAATTCACGTGACTTGAtgacaaacaaacaaacaaataatttaaaagagacaaaaaaaagaagaagaaaaaaagagtagtATGCTTACCACAAAGATCAAATGGATGTGTGAACCCTATCTTCAAAAGTTTCATGATTATTcgtattttaattaattaataatatcataaagtcaaaatttattggaaaatatattattttaatgaataaacAAGTACAATTTAGGCGTTTGGAAAAAGGATATGTCAACCACACATAGAATTTGTCATGTGTACTCCTCAATCATCAAGTGATCATCTAACACCAACTCCTAATTCTCTTTTCTCTAGTAAAGTCTATTTCACTTCTTAATTAGggttttttgcttctttttggTATAACTCTTTGATATTCGAAACTATTTGTTCGATTAATTTGGATTTATATTGATTATAACATAATCCATTAAAAGGGGAAGAGGTTGTGACACCCATGACGATGGGTTCATGAGTTGAATCATGATCGGAGAAGAACTATCAGACTTCTAGACTTGTAAGTTTGAAGAAGGAATGCACATGATACCTTAGACAAATGGTACATGAAAATAGGAAGGGAAATTAAGGTGAAGATCATTATAAGACATAACACAAGTTCATAAATGGTACGCACATTTTCGGGCTTGATGATTGACGTAGCCTAAGGAGAAAATATGTGAGGATGGTTGGATCAAAGTGACAATACATGTCACAGGCTTGAGCTGTGACAAACGGGTCATTCACACAAAAAGCTCTATATGGTCTGTAATGTTTGCCCCTCAAAATCATTGGCCTTTAATCTCATTCATCTCACCACATCCCTCTCTCGATAGACGTTAACTATTGTTGGATGATCATGTAAGATACAAATTCATG
Proteins encoded in this region:
- the LOC125862957 gene encoding GATA transcription factor 21-like, translated to MIPNYTNSSSSSSFPFELNNEVHHDYLSHHNNNNNNNNNNNNMSLVSPYNNNYQFSSSSTNSSCQTFFNISTTTNIQDQSGYDYHSHQFHQPQHQHEVDNFASRSSGSHDHLEKKNKGLKLTLWKKGEQKMKNLKLEDQKQQIIETDYSSNSSSNNNIIPIRVCSDCNTTKTPLWRSGPKGPKSLCNACGIRQRKARRAAAAAAAATTNNGTNFTSTETTTTMKIKVQQQKHKITKVNTNHVVPFKKRCKFLSNTTITTPAPVPAPAPRVGSSSSSSSYNNNNDVQQKKKLCFEDFFVNLSNNLAIHRVFPQDEKEAAILLMALSSGLVHG